The following proteins come from a genomic window of Brevibacillus antibioticus:
- a CDS encoding helix-turn-helix domain-containing protein, translated as MKHNEEYELSRQMSLNEVRAYMICNFDRSLNVTTLAAMANLSPSYFGDSFKKAYGQSVMDYVTSLRINHAKRLLRETDMKLRDIAKTIGYSDEFYFSRKFKKKVGVSPSAYEKVSERKVAVYSPSLLGHLVVLGIIPVAAPLDAKWTPYYYQQYQQQIAVHLKAVETPWNDDDQEIMLLAAKPDIVISHIELPETTKQCLSTHGIDVLTLQSSSWREQLREVANYTGKEAACDSWIAFYEAKAAAIRADLQSMLKQDKFAIIRLYRDSIHLYNNKGMKELLCDDLQLSLVEEETEPCNRPITLEQLASLDPERILLFVCLDESTRLSWLTLQHHSLWRGLRAVQNGYLYPLPSNPWYEYSPVAMNRMLDEMLLMVTGKSPNEIQGVVHGAPFLGEL; from the coding sequence ATGAAGCATAACGAAGAATACGAGCTTAGTCGCCAAATGTCCCTCAACGAGGTTCGAGCCTATATGATCTGTAACTTCGATCGCTCGTTAAACGTAACTACGTTGGCAGCGATGGCGAACTTAAGTCCGAGCTATTTTGGTGATTCGTTCAAGAAGGCATACGGACAAAGTGTCATGGACTATGTAACGAGTCTGCGTATCAATCACGCCAAGCGATTGTTACGCGAGACAGATATGAAGCTGCGGGATATTGCGAAAACAATCGGGTATAGCGATGAGTTTTACTTCAGTCGGAAGTTTAAAAAGAAAGTGGGAGTATCCCCCTCCGCGTATGAAAAAGTTTCCGAGCGCAAAGTTGCCGTCTACTCCCCTTCCCTACTGGGACATCTAGTCGTACTGGGGATTATACCAGTCGCTGCTCCTTTGGATGCGAAATGGACCCCCTATTACTATCAGCAGTATCAGCAACAGATCGCGGTTCATCTAAAAGCGGTCGAAACACCGTGGAACGATGACGATCAGGAAATCATGCTTTTGGCTGCCAAGCCGGATATTGTCATTAGCCACATAGAGCTTCCCGAGACTACCAAGCAATGCTTGTCCACACATGGCATAGACGTCTTGACCCTCCAATCTTCTAGCTGGAGAGAGCAATTACGTGAAGTTGCCAACTACACGGGCAAAGAAGCTGCTTGTGACTCCTGGATCGCTTTTTATGAAGCGAAGGCTGCTGCTATTCGCGCAGACCTGCAATCCATGCTCAAGCAAGATAAATTTGCGATCATTCGACTCTATCGGGATAGCATCCATCTCTACAACAACAAGGGGATGAAGGAGCTTCTATGCGACGATTTGCAGCTTTCTCTTGTGGAAGAGGAAACGGAACCTTGCAATCGGCCAATCACGCTTGAGCAGCTTGCGAGCTTAGACCCGGAGCGAATCCTGTTGTTCGTTTGTCTGGATGAGTCGACACGCCTAAGCTGGCTGACGCTACAGCATCATTCGCTTTGGAGAGGACTTCGCGCTGTTCAAAATGGATACCTCTATCCCTTGCCTTCTAATCCGTGGTACGAGTATTCACCTGTTGCCATGAACCGGATGCTGGATGAGATGCTGCTGATGGTAACGGGGAAAAGTCCAAATGAGATTCAAGGTGTTGTCCATGGAGCCCCTTTCTTGGGTGAATTATAA
- a CDS encoding ABC transporter substrate-binding protein, which produces MTKKTSLALMLTTTMLAAGLAAGCGNNASSEAVTQKVDSSATGSTEGSAKSSSDQLAYPRVLKDEMGNEVTLPAAPTKIFAPNLEDTLVALGVAPIVQWSSGSRPKMYLQDKLKDVPSIAFTGGLPPEPEAVMAHEPDLILLHNANHIESGVYDKYKMIAPTYVFKQANNDLESSVRVVGDLLGKSAEAEKALQTYKEHVEAAKKELAPHIQGKKAAIIRFNGRGMFFIKYDFFSGYVLTNELGFLPSQVVSGGDINLSLESLPDLDADYIFLINDAGTGDAFEKDLTESPVWKSMEAVKNGRTFKVEGDHWLSGGLIAHRKVIDDVKGLIAK; this is translated from the coding sequence ATGACAAAGAAAACAAGCCTTGCGCTGATGCTAACCACGACGATGCTCGCTGCTGGACTGGCAGCAGGTTGCGGGAACAATGCAAGCAGTGAGGCAGTGACGCAAAAGGTCGATTCGTCCGCGACCGGGAGTACCGAAGGATCAGCAAAGAGCTCTTCTGACCAGCTTGCCTACCCACGGGTACTAAAAGATGAAATGGGTAACGAGGTGACATTGCCTGCCGCACCTACCAAAATATTCGCTCCCAATCTGGAAGATACTTTGGTCGCACTGGGCGTTGCTCCGATCGTGCAATGGTCATCTGGCTCAAGACCGAAAATGTATTTGCAAGATAAGCTAAAAGATGTGCCGTCCATTGCCTTCACTGGTGGATTGCCTCCAGAGCCAGAAGCGGTTATGGCCCATGAGCCAGACCTCATCCTCTTGCACAATGCCAACCATATCGAAAGCGGCGTGTACGATAAATATAAGATGATCGCTCCGACATATGTGTTCAAGCAAGCAAATAATGATCTTGAATCTTCCGTACGCGTGGTTGGCGATCTGTTGGGCAAATCGGCGGAAGCTGAAAAAGCTTTGCAGACATATAAGGAGCATGTCGAGGCAGCCAAAAAGGAGCTGGCCCCTCATATCCAAGGCAAAAAAGCCGCAATCATTCGCTTCAATGGTAGAGGGATGTTCTTCATCAAGTACGATTTCTTCAGTGGATACGTACTTACTAATGAGCTAGGCTTTTTGCCGAGCCAGGTTGTATCCGGCGGCGACATCAATTTATCACTAGAGAGCTTACCTGATCTGGATGCGGACTATATTTTCCTCATCAATGACGCTGGTACGGGGGATGCGTTCGAAAAAGATTTGACAGAGAGTCCTGTTTGGAAAAGCATGGAGGCTGTGAAGAACGGTCGTACGTTTAAAGTAGAGGGAGATCACTGGTTAAGTGGCGGCCTGATCGCACATAGGAAAGTCATTGACGATGTGAAAGGATTGATTGCAAAATGA
- a CDS encoding alpha/beta hydrolase gives MRIIEKNGYSPLHCVEWTLQSSQGRDYRIMIAIPEAEAPPEGYAVIYAVDGDAMFGTIAETVKLQTRKPKGFNPAIVVGIGYPSRLPFDMDRRCYDLTMPVDSATLPDRPNGEPWPEHGGADLFLDFLEQQLMPAISSEWQVNPNKQAIFGHSLGGHFTLYTMFSRPKLFSHVVSGSPSVWWGNDEVLREQERFIAEWKGDHEGKLLVMVGGDELSFMVEGAQRVVRRMELLATKGVQVSYIKFEDEGHVSVLPSAINRLVRFVLTD, from the coding sequence ATGAGAATCATAGAGAAAAACGGCTACTCCCCTCTTCATTGTGTAGAGTGGACTTTGCAATCAAGCCAAGGTCGTGACTATCGGATTATGATTGCGATTCCAGAAGCTGAGGCCCCACCCGAGGGCTATGCCGTTATTTATGCCGTGGATGGCGATGCGATGTTCGGAACAATTGCGGAGACAGTGAAGCTGCAAACCCGCAAGCCCAAGGGCTTCAACCCAGCCATTGTTGTAGGAATCGGCTATCCATCGCGTCTGCCATTTGACATGGACCGCCGTTGTTACGATCTGACCATGCCTGTGGATTCGGCTACACTTCCTGACCGACCGAATGGGGAGCCTTGGCCAGAGCATGGCGGAGCTGATTTGTTCCTCGATTTCCTTGAACAGCAGCTGATGCCAGCTATTTCTTCCGAATGGCAGGTAAATCCAAATAAACAGGCGATTTTCGGCCATTCCTTGGGTGGTCATTTCACACTGTATACGATGTTCTCGCGTCCGAAGCTTTTCTCTCACGTCGTATCAGGTAGCCCTTCCGTCTGGTGGGGCAATGACGAGGTATTGAGGGAGCAGGAACGCTTCATCGCCGAATGGAAAGGCGATCATGAAGGAAAGCTGCTTGTCATGGTAGGCGGTGATGAGCTCTCTTTCATGGTCGAGGGAGCACAACGGGTCGTCCGGCGTATGGAACTACTCGCTACTAAAGGTGTTCAAGTGAGCTACATCAAATTCGAAGATGAGGGCCACGTAAGCGTGTTGCCTTCCGCTATTAATAGACTTGTGCGGTTTGTGCTTACGGATTAG
- a CDS encoding DUF817 domain-containing protein: MIRYMRLLLHFGYQEAMSCLFPVFIFGSLALSKFVTIPGLPRYDLLLLLCLLFQIFMVKSGLESRDELKVITVFHVIGLCLEIFKVHMGSWSYPEDAYSKVLGVPLYSGFMYASVASYLCQAWRRLHVTIEGWPHPMISTILGAMIYLNFFTHHYIWDLRWGLMAAIFIVFWKTRVYFQVANERLFMPIPLGYFLIGFFIWIAENIATFLGAWNYPNQRAGWELVHLSKISSWFLLVIVSFIIVAELKHVKSRRSQSQDKKHM; the protein is encoded by the coding sequence ATGATACGATATATGCGTCTATTGCTTCATTTCGGCTATCAAGAAGCCATGTCTTGCTTGTTTCCGGTCTTTATTTTTGGTTCGCTCGCCTTATCCAAATTCGTCACCATTCCTGGTTTGCCGAGGTATGACCTCCTACTTCTGCTCTGCCTGCTCTTCCAGATTTTCATGGTGAAAAGCGGCTTGGAGTCTCGGGACGAATTGAAGGTCATCACGGTCTTTCACGTGATTGGGCTGTGCTTGGAAATTTTCAAGGTACATATGGGATCTTGGAGCTATCCAGAGGATGCGTACAGCAAGGTGTTGGGCGTTCCTCTTTACAGTGGGTTCATGTACGCCAGTGTCGCGAGCTACTTATGTCAAGCTTGGCGGAGATTACATGTCACGATCGAGGGGTGGCCGCATCCGATGATCTCTACGATCTTGGGGGCGATGATCTACCTCAACTTTTTTACGCACCATTATATTTGGGATTTGCGTTGGGGCCTGATGGCGGCTATCTTCATCGTCTTTTGGAAAACACGTGTTTATTTTCAGGTTGCTAATGAGAGGCTATTCATGCCCATCCCTCTTGGTTACTTTTTGATCGGTTTTTTCATTTGGATTGCGGAAAATATAGCGACGTTCCTCGGGGCTTGGAATTATCCGAATCAAAGAGCAGGCTGGGAGCTCGTGCATCTCAGTAAAATCAGCTCGTGGTTTTTACTTGTCATCGTGAGCTTTATTATCGTGGCGGAATTGAAGCATGTAAAATCCAGAAGATCCCAATCCCAAGACAAGAAACACATGTAA
- a CDS encoding ABC transporter substrate-binding protein yields the protein MKKTAKLSIASVVLASLVTIVSACSGQQNAASPETQASNSQTATSATEAPRVLKDAMGNEVTVPAQPQRVIASYLEDHLVALGVKPVAQWSVGNSQVQGYLQKELGGIPAIPYDLPPEVVMSHSPDLIILDSASLVQGDKYSQYSKIAPTYTIGKEKNSDWRKELLTVGEVLNKGEEAKKVLADYETFAAESKQKLQKAIGEKSAAALWMTGKNVYVARQDLSSGDVLYKDLGFKVPAIVQEISKSGDANWNSISMEKLAELDAEYLFIVNSNPTAVEQLQKDPVWTNIPAVKNGNAYTFAKDSSWLYTGVIANRQMIENVISNVIK from the coding sequence ATGAAAAAAACAGCCAAACTTTCGATAGCCAGTGTCGTATTGGCAAGCCTCGTTACAATCGTGAGTGCTTGCTCTGGCCAGCAAAACGCTGCGAGTCCAGAAACACAAGCGAGCAACAGCCAGACCGCGACATCAGCGACTGAAGCCCCACGGGTACTGAAGGATGCGATGGGAAATGAAGTAACAGTCCCAGCCCAACCGCAGCGAGTGATCGCTTCTTATCTGGAGGATCATTTAGTAGCGTTGGGAGTGAAGCCAGTTGCTCAATGGTCAGTAGGGAACAGCCAGGTACAAGGCTACCTGCAAAAAGAGCTGGGGGGTATTCCAGCGATTCCTTATGATCTGCCGCCAGAGGTCGTGATGAGCCACAGCCCTGACCTGATTATTTTGGATAGCGCATCCCTGGTCCAAGGGGACAAGTATAGCCAGTACTCGAAAATCGCTCCTACGTACACCATTGGAAAAGAAAAGAACAGCGATTGGCGTAAAGAGCTCCTGACTGTAGGAGAAGTCCTCAACAAGGGGGAAGAAGCGAAGAAGGTGCTGGCGGATTACGAGACATTTGCAGCTGAGTCCAAGCAAAAGCTGCAGAAAGCGATTGGGGAAAAATCAGCGGCAGCACTGTGGATGACGGGGAAAAATGTGTACGTAGCACGTCAAGACTTGTCTAGCGGCGATGTGCTTTACAAGGACCTCGGGTTTAAGGTTCCTGCCATTGTTCAGGAAATCTCCAAGTCAGGAGATGCAAATTGGAACTCGATTTCCATGGAGAAATTGGCTGAACTCGATGCCGAGTATTTGTTTATCGTAAACAGTAATCCGACTGCTGTGGAACAGCTTCAAAAGGATCCAGTATGGACGAATATCCCTGCTGTGAAGAATGGCAATGCGTATACGTTTGCGAAAGATTCCAGCTGGCTATACACTGGGGTCATTGCCAATCGTCAAATGATTGAGAATGTAATCAGCAACGTTATAAAATAA
- a CDS encoding MFS transporter, whose amino-acid sequence MRALLLVVLFLVAFDMHAQTPLLAPYLNVLGVSAAMIGFVLGGYAISNLTGNLLAGPFLDRYPKKWFIAGGLILAGVMLIGQGIVQNTAGFFTFRLMLGFLMAFVSPACSALLGETGKTALEQGEIMGKKGLVLTSAGIVSPAVGSFLAVQFGYGQSFVILGYMMIIAGVFAWMMLPDRVEESTPSTPRMKGGGKQSLTSILENRMLYPAFLGGFAIIYAQGTIIYEVPLLIQKQGLSPAVTGILFSLKGLGALAILCQFWLHRVPVETRTFAGLGVLSLLLYALAIGLAIPIHVMMFFFGASFGMLFPAFATILTVHSPREQYGSVFSIYSAILSIGAVLSPVLAGLLGNWHHSYFIAFFVTAGVCLIGGLHRFLLSGVPR is encoded by the coding sequence TTGAGGGCTCTCCTGTTAGTGGTTTTGTTTCTTGTTGCCTTTGACATGCACGCGCAGACGCCTCTTCTTGCGCCGTATTTAAACGTATTGGGTGTATCCGCTGCGATGATCGGTTTCGTGCTCGGCGGGTATGCGATCAGTAATTTGACAGGCAACCTGCTCGCTGGCCCTTTTCTCGATCGCTATCCGAAAAAATGGTTTATTGCAGGTGGATTGATCTTGGCTGGCGTGATGCTGATTGGTCAAGGCATCGTGCAAAATACTGCTGGTTTCTTTACCTTTCGGCTGATGCTCGGTTTTTTGATGGCGTTTGTATCTCCTGCTTGTTCTGCCTTGCTCGGTGAAACAGGGAAGACGGCACTTGAGCAGGGCGAGATCATGGGCAAAAAGGGATTGGTTCTTACCTCGGCGGGTATCGTTTCCCCGGCAGTCGGTAGCTTTTTGGCGGTGCAGTTCGGCTATGGTCAATCATTCGTGATACTCGGCTACATGATGATCATTGCTGGCGTTTTCGCTTGGATGATGTTGCCGGATAGAGTAGAGGAAAGCACGCCATCAACGCCACGGATGAAAGGTGGGGGCAAGCAGAGCCTAACCTCCATCCTGGAAAATCGAATGCTATATCCTGCGTTTCTTGGGGGATTTGCGATCATTTACGCTCAGGGAACGATCATCTATGAGGTGCCTTTGCTCATCCAAAAGCAAGGGTTGTCCCCGGCCGTTACTGGCATATTATTTAGCTTGAAAGGGTTAGGGGCACTCGCGATTTTGTGCCAGTTTTGGCTGCATCGCGTCCCTGTTGAGACGAGAACTTTTGCCGGATTGGGTGTGCTCAGCCTTCTTCTGTACGCCCTGGCAATCGGGCTGGCGATTCCGATTCACGTCATGATGTTTTTCTTCGGTGCGTCCTTTGGGATGCTGTTCCCAGCTTTTGCGACCATTTTGACGGTACATTCACCGAGAGAGCAATACGGTAGCGTGTTTAGTATTTACTCAGCGATATTGTCGATCGGAGCGGTATTGAGCCCAGTATTGGCAGGCTTGCTGGGGAATTGGCACCATTCCTACTTCATTGCGTTTTTTGTAACCGCGGGTGTCTGCCTGATCGGGGGACTGCATCGATTCTTGTTAAGCGGGGTTCCACGCTAA
- a CDS encoding helix-turn-helix domain-containing protein — translation MEHVYKKIRALRIHQELTLKDLSEKSGFSVSFLSQVERGNSSLAITSLQKIAECLGVPITYFFEVEKDISYHTPIAKRKTLQIEGSPVKYVRIGGNFPDRALEPLLNVLPPGQTKHVAFQHPGEEFYYVVKGCVTIVVDETEYHLEQGDTIHFPSSLLHTWYNPSIVEEAEILSVLTPVIFRT, via the coding sequence TTGGAGCACGTTTACAAAAAAATACGAGCACTTCGTATCCATCAGGAGCTTACCTTAAAAGATTTAAGTGAGAAATCAGGATTCTCCGTCAGCTTCTTATCACAAGTAGAGCGCGGCAACAGCTCGCTCGCGATTACTTCCCTGCAAAAAATTGCGGAATGTCTGGGTGTCCCCATTACGTACTTCTTTGAAGTAGAAAAAGATATCTCGTACCACACGCCCATTGCAAAGCGTAAAACGTTGCAGATTGAAGGGTCACCGGTAAAGTACGTTCGAATCGGTGGGAATTTCCCCGACAGGGCACTTGAGCCCCTCCTCAACGTGTTGCCACCCGGACAGACGAAGCATGTCGCCTTTCAGCATCCCGGTGAAGAGTTTTACTACGTCGTAAAAGGATGTGTCACCATCGTCGTCGACGAAACCGAATACCATCTCGAGCAAGGAGACACGATCCACTTCCCTTCCTCTCTCCTACATACGTGGTACAATCCTTCCATTGTTGAAGAAGCCGAGATCCTGTCCGTTTTGACGCCTGTCATTTTTAGAACCTAA
- a CDS encoding M24 family metallopeptidase, whose product MQERLEKLHAYMESRKLDALLITHPKNVYYFTGFLTEPHERFMGLVLVRGESPFLFVPLLDADKAREACPAIMIYTHDDSQDALTVLGHLLPSSLSQIGVEKNHLTAKTYEALVSTVHATEAMDVGDLLCSIRVAKDASEIATIKRAIWVMEESLRRTLPLISVGMTELDVVAELEYQMKKLKAQGPSFSTIVLAGEKAALPHGDPGERAIQAGEVLLIDAGVYVDGYVSDLTRTFAVGQLGAELLDMYDTVLQANLAGIQAVRPGAPIADVDLAARAVIGDRGYGEFFINRVGHGIGLELHEAPYVHSQAVGELIPDMVFTIEPGIYNTRIGGIRIEDNVLVTKEGVEVLTSFPKELQIIG is encoded by the coding sequence ATGCAAGAAAGACTGGAAAAGCTACACGCGTATATGGAAAGCAGGAAACTGGACGCATTGCTGATTACGCATCCCAAAAACGTGTACTATTTTACCGGATTTTTGACAGAGCCACATGAACGTTTTATGGGCCTCGTCTTGGTGAGAGGCGAGTCCCCCTTCCTCTTCGTTCCACTGCTGGACGCTGACAAAGCACGGGAGGCTTGTCCCGCCATTATGATTTACACGCATGACGATTCGCAGGATGCGCTAACCGTGCTGGGGCATTTGCTTCCGTCTTCCCTCTCTCAAATTGGTGTAGAGAAGAACCATTTGACAGCAAAAACATACGAGGCACTCGTATCGACCGTGCACGCTACAGAAGCAATGGATGTCGGTGACTTGCTATGCAGTATACGTGTGGCCAAGGATGCGTCTGAAATCGCTACGATCAAGCGAGCTATTTGGGTTATGGAGGAATCCCTACGCCGTACGCTCCCTCTGATATCCGTAGGGATGACGGAACTGGACGTCGTAGCAGAGCTGGAATACCAGATGAAGAAGCTAAAAGCCCAAGGTCCTTCCTTTTCAACGATTGTACTGGCTGGAGAAAAAGCAGCACTGCCCCATGGTGATCCAGGGGAACGTGCGATTCAGGCAGGAGAAGTTTTGTTGATTGACGCTGGCGTGTATGTCGATGGGTACGTATCGGACCTGACTCGTACTTTTGCTGTCGGTCAACTGGGTGCAGAATTGCTGGACATGTACGATACGGTCTTACAAGCGAATCTGGCGGGGATACAGGCCGTTCGACCAGGTGCTCCGATCGCAGATGTCGATCTAGCTGCACGGGCTGTCATTGGGGACCGGGGCTATGGAGAATTTTTTATCAATCGTGTCGGGCACGGGATCGGACTGGAGCTCCATGAAGCGCCTTACGTTCACAGCCAAGCAGTAGGAGAGCTCATCCCAGACATGGTTTTCACGATTGAACCGGGCATTTATAACACGAGGATCGGTGGCATCCGCATTGAAGACAATGTGCTCGTCACGAAGGAAGGCGTAGAAGTATTGACATCCTTTCCCAAAGAGCTGCAAATTATCGGATAA
- a CDS encoding GNAT family N-acetyltransferase: MIKAKAGVVSLKVLETDRLILRWQTAEDADFVLKLMNEPSWIRFIGDRGLHSTEDARNYILNGAVAMYESLGFGLYLTERKEGNIPIGLCGLIKRDSLEDVDIGFAFLPAYWGKGYAYEAASAVLAHGKEVFGLKRIVAITNPDNASSAKLLKKIGLQEKGMITLPNDAKEVMFFAIEF, encoded by the coding sequence ATGATAAAAGCAAAGGCTGGTGTCGTTTCTTTGAAAGTACTGGAAACAGATCGTCTCATCCTCCGCTGGCAAACTGCCGAAGACGCTGATTTTGTCTTGAAACTGATGAATGAACCTTCTTGGATTCGTTTTATTGGCGATCGTGGTCTTCATTCGACGGAAGACGCCCGCAACTATATTTTGAATGGCGCTGTCGCAATGTACGAGAGTCTTGGCTTTGGTCTGTATTTGACAGAACGAAAGGAAGGAAATATTCCCATCGGTTTATGTGGATTGATCAAGAGAGATTCGTTGGAGGATGTCGATATCGGCTTTGCCTTTCTGCCCGCATACTGGGGGAAAGGCTACGCCTATGAGGCAGCTTCTGCCGTTCTTGCCCACGGAAAAGAAGTTTTCGGCTTAAAGCGCATCGTAGCAATTACCAACCCCGATAATGCATCTTCTGCCAAGCTTCTAAAGAAAATCGGTCTGCAAGAAAAAGGGATGATCACCCTTCCCAATGATGCGAAGGAGGTCATGTTTTTTGCCATTGAATTCTAG
- a CDS encoding histidine phosphatase family protein, whose translation MQILLIRHGQSEADILNVHEGKADFPLTEEGREQARRMAARVLEQFPPDFIWASTLKRASETASILADTVGCPVQYIPELQEHNNGDLAGKPLEEVAFPWGILPHEKLGGDGESKIEFRARGEQIYSAIRHLSTSYKRIAIVSHGGMISRIIESFLQLPVLHDIYFATGDTGIHLLEYNEYGRLIHFTNSTTHLDSIA comes from the coding sequence ATGCAAATTTTGTTGATTCGCCATGGACAATCCGAAGCAGATATTTTGAATGTGCATGAAGGCAAGGCAGATTTTCCTTTGACAGAAGAAGGGCGTGAACAGGCACGGCGCATGGCAGCGCGCGTTTTGGAGCAGTTTCCTCCAGATTTTATTTGGGCGAGCACACTCAAGCGAGCCAGTGAGACCGCTTCTATTTTGGCTGACACAGTAGGTTGTCCCGTTCAGTACATACCCGAGCTGCAAGAGCACAATAATGGAGACCTGGCAGGCAAGCCCTTAGAGGAAGTCGCGTTTCCTTGGGGAATCTTGCCGCACGAAAAGTTGGGCGGAGATGGCGAGAGCAAGATCGAATTCCGCGCACGCGGGGAGCAAATCTATTCCGCAATCAGACATCTCAGCACTTCCTATAAAAGAATTGCGATTGTTTCCCACGGCGGCATGATCTCCAGAATCATCGAAAGCTTCTTGCAGCTGCCTGTCTTGCACGACATTTACTTTGCCACAGGCGACACTGGTATCCACTTGTTGGAGTATAACGAATACGGACGTCTGATCCATTTCACCAATTCTACGACTCACTTGGACAGCATAGCCTAG
- a CDS encoding peptide chain release factor 3, giving the protein MSQSNPQWENEIAKRRTFAIISHPDAGKTTMTEKLLYYGGAIREAGMVKGRKNSKHATSDWMEIEKKRGISVTSSAMDFEYNGHHINILDTPGHQDFSEDTYRTLTAADAAVMIIDVAKGVEAQTIKLFKVCRMRGIPIFTFVNKLDRHGKDPFELLEEIERVLGIRSYPMNWPIGMGSYFSGVFDRMKSRVELYQSNTQHEDISFFPVEGAEDPLIGDRVGQELWQQLQDEISLLDVAGDEYDPELINKGQLTPVFFGSAINNFGVQTFLDNFLQMAPAPSAKKSTEGLIDPYTNAFSGFIFKIQANMNPAHRDRIAFLRICSGKFERGMSVKHVRLGKDVKLAQPVQFMAQDREIVDESFAGDVIGLFDPGIFQIGDTLCVGKSFEYEEMPHFSPEFFSKVMVKDAMKHKQFQKGIMQLTEEGTVQLFRTHPMEELILGVVGVLQFEVLEYRLKAEYGVDIMLTRMPYQIARWLEGEKADLDAVKNRTVSDRYGRPVMLFESEYQLRVAMDKYSNIKFHESSLGLKSVQS; this is encoded by the coding sequence ATGAGTCAATCCAATCCCCAATGGGAAAATGAGATAGCAAAACGCCGTACCTTCGCCATCATCTCCCACCCGGATGCGGGTAAAACAACAATGACGGAAAAGCTGCTCTACTACGGCGGAGCGATCCGTGAAGCAGGGATGGTCAAAGGGCGCAAAAATTCCAAGCATGCCACCTCCGACTGGATGGAGATCGAGAAAAAGCGTGGAATCTCCGTTACGTCCAGTGCGATGGATTTCGAATACAACGGACACCACATCAACATTTTGGATACACCTGGTCACCAAGACTTCAGTGAAGATACGTACCGTACACTGACGGCTGCTGACGCTGCTGTGATGATTATCGACGTAGCAAAAGGGGTAGAGGCACAGACGATCAAGCTGTTCAAGGTCTGTCGGATGCGGGGTATTCCAATCTTTACGTTCGTGAACAAGCTGGACCGTCACGGTAAAGATCCATTCGAGCTCTTGGAAGAAATTGAGCGCGTACTGGGTATTCGTTCTTATCCGATGAACTGGCCGATTGGGATGGGCAGCTATTTCAGCGGTGTATTTGACCGCATGAAGTCTCGTGTCGAGCTGTATCAAAGCAATACACAGCACGAGGATATTTCCTTTTTCCCTGTAGAGGGAGCAGAAGATCCACTAATCGGTGATCGTGTTGGTCAAGAGCTGTGGCAGCAATTGCAGGACGAAATCTCCCTCCTAGATGTTGCGGGAGATGAATACGATCCGGAACTGATCAACAAAGGGCAACTGACACCTGTTTTCTTCGGTAGTGCCATCAATAACTTCGGTGTACAAACATTTCTGGACAACTTCCTGCAAATGGCGCCAGCACCTTCTGCGAAGAAGAGTACAGAAGGCTTGATTGATCCGTATACGAACGCGTTCTCCGGCTTCATCTTTAAAATCCAAGCCAATATGAACCCAGCTCACCGAGATCGCATCGCTTTCTTGCGTATTTGCTCCGGCAAGTTTGAGCGGGGGATGTCAGTTAAGCACGTCCGTCTTGGCAAAGACGTCAAATTGGCGCAGCCGGTACAGTTTATGGCACAGGACCGCGAAATAGTCGATGAATCGTTCGCGGGAGATGTCATCGGTCTTTTTGACCCGGGCATTTTCCAGATCGGCGATACACTCTGCGTCGGAAAATCGTTTGAGTACGAAGAAATGCCGCACTTCTCGCCGGAGTTTTTCTCTAAGGTGATGGTGAAGGACGCGATGAAGCACAAGCAATTCCAAAAAGGGATCATGCAGTTGACCGAGGAAGGAACGGTGCAGTTATTCCGTACCCATCCGATGGAAGAGCTGATTCTTGGCGTGGTAGGTGTTCTGCAGTTCGAGGTACTGGAATACCGCTTGAAAGCCGAGTACGGGGTAGATATCATGCTGACGCGTATGCCTTACCAAATCGCTCGCTGGCTCGAAGGGGAGAAAGCAGACCTCGATGCTGTAAAGAACCGAACCGTTTCCGACCGTTATGGCCGTCCGGTTATGCTGTTTGAGAGCGAATACCAGCTGCGTGTCGCGATGGATAAGTACTCGAATATCAAGTTCCACGAGAGTTCTCTTGGTTTGAAATCCGTTCAGTCTTAA